Proteins encoded within one genomic window of Manis pentadactyla isolate mManPen7 chromosome 4, mManPen7.hap1, whole genome shotgun sequence:
- the DMRTA2 gene encoding doublesex- and mab-3-related transcription factor A2, with amino-acid sequence MELRSELPSVPGAATAAATATGPPVASVASVAAAAAAAASLPVSVAGGLLRAPPLLLRAAEKYPRTPKCARCRNHGVVSALKGHKRYCRWKDCLCAKCTLIAERQRVMAAQVALRRQQAQEENEARELQLLYGTAEGLALAAANGIIPPRPAYEVFGSVCTADGGGPGAGAPAGTGGGTAGSGSSEAKLQKFDIFPKTLLQAGRPGSPQPPPGKPLSPDGADSGPGTSSPEVRPGSGSENGDGESFSGSPLARASKEAGGSCPGSAGPGGGGEEDSPGSSSPLGSESGSEADKEEAEAAPAPGLGSGPGPRQRTPLDILTRVFPGHRRGVLELVLQGCGGDVVQAIEQVLNHHRGGLVAGLGPTAPPDKAAVGAIAAADDAWPGRVDSAAGGPGLPAPLQAGPAPPPHHRPLLAGAMAPGALGSLSSRSAFSPLQPNASHFGADAGAYPLGAPLSLSPLRLAYSAAAAHSRGLAFMAPYSTAGLVPTLGFRPPMDYAFSDLMRDRSAAAAAVHKEPTYGGGLYGPMVNGTPEKQ; translated from the exons ATGGAGCTGCGCTCGGAGCTGCCCAGCGTGCCCGGCGCGGCGACGGCGGCGGCGACAGCGACGGGGCCGCCCGTAGCGTCGGTGGCGTCGGtggccgcggcggcggcggcggccgcgtcTCTACCTGTGAGCGTGGCGGGCGGCTTGCTACGGGCGCCGCCGTTGTTGTTGCGGGCGGCTGAGAAGTACCCACGGACCCCCAAGTGCGCGCGCTGCCGCAACCACGGCGTGGTGTCGGCACTCAAGGGCCACAAACGCTACTGCCGCTGGAAGGACTGCCTGTGTGCCAAGTGCACGCTCATCGCCGAGCGCCAGCGCGTCATGGCGGCCCAGGTGGCGCTGCGCAGGCAGCAGGCGCAGGAAGAGAACGAGGCGCGCGAGCTGCAGCTACTCTACGGAACTGCCGAGGGCCTGGCGCTGGCCGCCGCCAACGGCATCATCCCGCCGCGACCCGCCTACGAGGTCTTCGGCTCTGTGTGCACCGCCGACGGCGGGGGGCCGGGAGCGGGAGCGCCCGCGGGGACCGGAGGTGGCACCGCGGGCTCCGGAAGCTCAG AGGCCAAGTTACAGAAGTTCGACATCTTTCCCAAGACGTTGCTTCAGGCAGGCCGTCCGGGCAGCCCCCAGCCGCCGCCGGGGAAGCCCTTGTCACCCGATGGCGCCGACTCAGGTCCTGGGACGTCGTCCCCAGAAGTGCGGCCAGGCTCAGGCTCGGAGAACGGCGATGGCGAATCTTTTTCGGGGTCGCCCCTGGCCCGGGCCTCCAAAGAGGCAGGTGGCAGCTGCCCAGGGAGTGCCGGCCCAGGAGGCGGCGGCGAGGAGGACAGCCCGGGCTCCTCCAGCCCTCTGGGCTCCGAATCCGGTTCCGAGGCTGATAAAGAGGAGGCAGAGGCCGCGCCCGCGCCTGGGTTGGGCAGCGGTCCGGGTCCACGGCAGCGGACGCCGCTGGACATCTTGACGCGCGTCTTCCCAGGCCACCGACGAGGCGTCCTGGAGCTGGTGTTGCAGGGCTGCGGCGGCGACGTAGTGCAGGCCATCGAGCAGGTGCTGAACCACCACCGCGGGGGCCTGGTGGCCGGCCTCGGTCCCACCGCGCCCCCAGATAAGGCCGCGGTGGGTGCAATAGCAGCTGCTGATGACGCTTGGCCAGGCCGCGTCGACTCTGCTGCCGGGGGACCCGGGCTGCCGGCACCGCTGCAGGCGGGCCCCGCCCCACCTCCACACCACAGACCTTTGCTGGCGGGCGCCATGGCGCCTGGGGCGCTCGGCTCATTGAGCAGCCGCTCGGCCTTCTCGCCGCTGCAGCCTAACGCCAGTCACTTCGGCGCTGATGCGGGCGCCTATCCACTGGGCGCGCCACTTAGCCTCAGTCCCCTGCGCCTGGCCTACTCGGCGGCGGCGGCGCACAGCCGAGGCCTGGCCTTCATGGCTCCCTACTCCACCGCCGGCCTGGTGCCCACACTGGGCTTCCGCCCGCCCATGGACTACGCCTTCAGCGACCTCATGCGCGACCGCTCGGCCGCCGCCGCTGCTGTGCACAAGGAGCCGACCTACGGCGGAGGCCTGTACGGGCCTATGGTCAATGGCACCCCTGAGAAGCAGTAG